The following proteins are encoded in a genomic region of Rhizobium sp. CCGE531:
- a CDS encoding LysR substrate-binding domain-containing protein, with amino-acid sequence MRNLNNVHLNGLRALEAVGRLGSLQAAADELGVTVGAVSQQVIKAEAQLGRPLFERTPKGMAVTASGLAVLARLGEGFQALTAAVALAQHKDENILTISVAPVFAARWLVYRLDRFASRHPDIRLRIDATTRLISPAASDVDIGIRVGSGQWPGVKAELLLAQEVFPVVTPQIAGTLREPADLLKIPAVIDGHAMFGWEVWLRKAGLSGHCMEERHIFNDASLCLDAAIAGQGVMLAWQTLAAYALKQKCLVDPFGIRAKTGFGHYFVTAAGVREPKKVTAFKAWIHEEMEESMRLFQ; translated from the coding sequence ATGAGAAACCTCAACAACGTGCATCTGAATGGCCTGCGTGCCCTGGAAGCGGTCGGGCGGCTCGGCTCGCTGCAGGCAGCGGCCGACGAACTCGGCGTGACGGTCGGTGCCGTCAGCCAGCAGGTCATCAAGGCCGAGGCGCAGCTCGGTCGCCCGCTTTTCGAGCGCACGCCCAAGGGCATGGCGGTCACGGCTTCGGGATTGGCGGTGCTGGCAAGGCTTGGCGAAGGTTTTCAGGCGCTTACGGCCGCAGTCGCCCTCGCGCAGCACAAGGACGAGAATATCCTCACCATTTCGGTCGCGCCGGTCTTCGCGGCGCGCTGGCTGGTATATCGGCTCGATCGATTTGCCAGCCGCCATCCGGATATCCGCCTGCGCATCGATGCCACCACGCGGCTGATCAGTCCGGCGGCGTCGGATGTCGATATCGGCATTCGGGTCGGCAGCGGGCAATGGCCGGGCGTCAAGGCCGAGCTGCTGCTGGCGCAGGAAGTATTCCCGGTCGTTACGCCGCAGATCGCCGGCACGCTCCGCGAGCCCGCTGATCTCCTGAAAATCCCCGCCGTCATCGACGGACACGCGATGTTCGGCTGGGAAGTGTGGCTGCGCAAGGCCGGGCTTTCAGGCCATTGCATGGAAGAGCGGCACATCTTTAACGACGCGTCGCTCTGTCTGGATGCGGCCATAGCGGGGCAGGGGGTGATGCTCGCCTGGCAGACCCTGGCTGCCTATGCTTTGAAGCAGAAATGCCTCGTCGATCCCTTCGGCATCCGCGCAAAGACGGGTTTCGGCCATTACTTCGTCACGGCCGCGGGCGTGCGCGAACCGAAGAAGGTGACCGCCTTCAAGGCCTGGATCCACGAGGAAATGGAAGAGAGCATGCGTCTCTTCCAATAA
- a CDS encoding glutathione S-transferase family protein gives MLTIYGVYRSRASRNYWMAHELGIEFESVPVIQAGRLPNPLAADAPINTMSPEFLAINPMGMIPCIKDGDLMMHESLAINLYLARKYGGPLAGKTVEEEGQMSMWTMWAATEVEPYSVALVRIYDNAQENSEAGKAGIAVACRSLKKPLDVLEKHLQNQDYLVGNRFTAADLNLAEVMRYAQTEQELFDARPKMKAWIERCQSRDAYKAMQATRGKEPA, from the coding sequence ATGCTGACGATCTACGGTGTCTATCGCTCGCGCGCTTCGCGCAACTATTGGATGGCTCACGAGCTCGGCATCGAGTTCGAATCCGTGCCGGTCATCCAGGCCGGCCGGCTGCCCAACCCGCTTGCCGCCGATGCGCCGATCAATACGATGTCGCCGGAGTTTCTGGCCATCAATCCGATGGGCATGATCCCCTGCATCAAGGACGGCGATCTTATGATGCATGAGTCGCTCGCCATCAACCTCTACCTCGCGCGCAAATATGGCGGCCCGCTTGCCGGCAAGACGGTGGAGGAAGAAGGGCAGATGTCGATGTGGACCATGTGGGCCGCGACCGAAGTCGAGCCCTACAGCGTCGCGCTCGTCCGCATCTATGACAATGCCCAGGAAAACAGCGAGGCCGGCAAGGCGGGGATCGCGGTTGCCTGCCGCTCGCTGAAAAAGCCGCTCGACGTCTTGGAGAAGCACCTGCAAAATCAGGACTATCTCGTCGGCAACCGCTTTACCGCCGCCGATCTCAACCTTGCGGAAGTGATGCGCTACGCCCAGACCGAACAGGAACTCTTCGACGCGCGCCCGAAGATGAAAGCCTGGATCGAACGCTGCCAGTCGCGCGATGCCTACAAGGCCATGCAGGCGACGCGCGGCAAGGAGCCGGCCTGA
- a CDS encoding IS110 family transposase: protein MNASQDVMVGIDVSKAYLDVALDGATSVARWNNDAAGCDGLAAAVAGASLVVVEATGGYEMRMVRTLMAAGIAVAVVNPRQVRDFARASGRLAKTDQVDARVILHFAKAMRPAQIPHIDDGRIALAALVARRRQLIDMAVAEKNRLEHASADIAALIHELLASFKAQLTRIDTAITLAIETEPDMVERRDLLLSVPGIGEITAAILIAELPELGSIDDKKLAALIGVAPMAHDSGAMRGQRHIAGGRSAVRCALYMATLSALRCSPTIKAFYARLRDAGKPPKVAIVAAMRKLATILNTIVRRRTPWINQHGC, encoded by the coding sequence ATGAATGCCTCACAGGATGTTATGGTCGGGATAGACGTCTCCAAGGCTTATCTTGACGTCGCGCTCGACGGCGCCACATCGGTGGCGCGATGGAACAATGATGCGGCAGGTTGCGATGGGCTTGCAGCCGCGGTCGCGGGAGCTAGTCTGGTCGTCGTCGAAGCAACCGGCGGCTACGAGATGCGCATGGTGCGCACATTGATGGCGGCCGGTATTGCGGTTGCCGTCGTCAATCCCCGCCAGGTCCGCGATTTTGCCAGAGCCAGTGGCCGATTGGCCAAGACCGATCAGGTCGATGCCCGGGTCATCCTGCACTTCGCCAAGGCGATGCGGCCGGCACAGATCCCCCATATCGACGACGGCCGCATCGCCTTGGCCGCGCTGGTGGCCCGCCGTCGGCAACTCATCGACATGGCCGTTGCCGAGAAGAACCGCCTCGAACATGCATCTGCGGATATCGCCGCCCTCATTCACGAGCTGCTTGCCTCCTTCAAGGCGCAGCTTACCCGCATCGACACGGCCATCACCCTGGCCATCGAGACCGAACCCGATATGGTCGAACGGCGCGATCTTTTGCTTTCCGTGCCCGGCATCGGCGAGATCACCGCCGCCATTCTCATCGCCGAACTCCCTGAACTCGGCAGCATCGATGACAAGAAACTTGCCGCCCTGATCGGCGTTGCACCAATGGCCCACGACAGCGGCGCCATGCGCGGCCAGCGCCATATCGCAGGTGGACGGTCCGCCGTGCGCTGCGCCCTCTACATGGCGACCTTGTCAGCCCTCCGCTGTTCGCCAACCATCAAGGCCTTCTACGCAAGGCTGCGCGATGCCGGCAAACCGCCAAAGGTCGCCATCGTCGCCGCTATGCGAAAACTCGCAACCATCCTCAACACAATCGTCCGAAGACGGACACCCTGGATCAACCAACACGGTTGCTGA